A window from Phoenix dactylifera cultivar Barhee BC4 unplaced genomic scaffold, palm_55x_up_171113_PBpolish2nd_filt_p 000578F, whole genome shotgun sequence encodes these proteins:
- the LOC103699917 gene encoding probable leucine-rich repeat receptor-like protein kinase At1g35710, with translation MGLAGTLNALNFSALSSLTSLNLTFNELYGSIPPTISALSKLTSLDLCTNNFTGTIPLQISSLTKLNSFNLSENQISGSIPPWISNMTRLNFLYLHRNNLSGTIPKELGRLRNLLELKIYTNHITGSIPPTLGNLTRLQLLNCYNNGITGSIPPKLGNLVNLVYLSMGNNSLTGFIPLSLGNLTKLNWFFLWGNHLSSSIPSEIGNLAELTKLELSQNNLTGSIPSWLGNLTKLNILYLWDNHLFGSIPHEIGNLVKLTGLSLRQNSLAGSIPTSLGNLTKLEFLYLFENQISGPIPHEIQNLVSLTDLKINNNLLDGSIPTSIKNLTKLETLCLFENQISGSIPHEIQNLVSLRDLKIYTNLLDGSIPASIGNLTKLEILSLHENQISGSIPPSFGSLTNLNDLRLFNNRLSGSLPQEFNNITNLKFFELSNNSFSGHLPHDICKGGVLYHLSLSNNHFEGPIPKSLKNCTSLGRVRLEQNQLSGDISENLGVYPHLWYIDLSFNRLSGNLSPNWGGCYNLSLLRISSNKVTGSIPVELGNLTQLRKLDLSSNYLSGEIPKDLSKLTNLYNLTLSNNQLVGEVYPEFGELCNLEILDLSANQLRGRVPEQLGNCMKLYSLKLGNNHFNGSIPFQIGNLVNLQVFLDLSHNSFTGEIPSQFGKLDKLEVLNLSHNELTGYVPSSLSDMISLSSVDLSYNELEGPLPNNIIFQNAPVEWFTHNKGLCGAVKGLPSCGSFTTSKDDSYKHHKLLLLIIVPSLLFLFIVFALIFMRRKKYTRNDASIEVGVFSIWNFNGEDTYNDIIQATEDFDAKYCIGTGAFSNVYKALLPSGKLVAVKKFHPLEIEDSPSKQTFWNEIRALTQIQHRNIVKLYGFCSSAQHKFLICEYMERGSLANILRSEGATELDWSKRVDAVKHIAHALSYMHHDCAPPLVHRDITSNNILLDSEYKACISDFGIARLVKPDSSNWSMLAGTRGYLAPGMLQFHFCNVRTMALQICLSFLKHCSRYVKSILRFTSIEKKGIT, from the coding sequence ATGGGTCTAGCAGGAACACTGAATGCTCTCAACTTCTCCGCCCTGTCATCACTTACCAGTCTCAACCTCACGTTCAACGAGCTCTATGGAAGCATCCCTCCCACCATATCTGCTCTTTCGAAACTCACCTCTCTTGATCTCTGCACTAATAACTTTACAGGAACAATTCCACTACAGATCAGCTCTCTGACAAAGCTCAACTCCTTCAATCTTAGTGAGAATCAGATAAGCGGTTCCATCCCTCCTTGGATAAGTAATATGACAAGGCTTAACTTCTTATACCTACACCGAAATAACCTTTCAGGTACCATCCCTAAGGAATTAGGAAGGCTTAGGAATCTCTTGGAGTTGAAAATCTACACCAACCATATAACAGGTTCCATCCCTCCCACTTTGGGAAATTTAACCCGGCTTCAATTATTGAATTGCTACAACAATGGGATAACTGGCTCCATCCCTCCTAAATTAGGGAATCTCGTAAACTTGGTTTATTTAAGCATGGGTAATAACAGTCTGACAGGTTTCATCCCTCTTAGCTTGGGAAACTTGACCAAGCTTAACTGGTTCTTTCTTTGGGGTAATCATCTCTCAAGCTCCATTCCTTCTGAAATAGGAAATCTAGCAGAGTTAACTAAGCTAGAACTCTCACAAAACAATTTAACAGGTTCCATCCCCAGTTGGTTAGGAAATTTGACCAAGCTTAATATTTTGTACCTTTGGGATAATCATCTCTTTGGATCAATTCCTCATGAAATAGGAAATCTAGTGAAGTTAACTGGGCTATCACTCCGACAAAATAGTTTAGCAGGTTCCATCCCCACTAGCTTAGGAAATTTAACCAAGCTTGAGTTCTTGTACCTATTTGAAAATCAGATCTCTGGACCAATTCCTCATGAAATACAAAATTTGGTAAGCTTGACAGATTTGAAAATCAATAACAACCTTTTAGATGGTTCAATCCCTACTAGTATCAAAAATTTAACCAAGCTTGAAACCTTGTGCCTCTTTGAAAATCAGATCTCTGGATCAATTCCTCATGAAATACAAAATCTGGTAAgcttgagagatttgaaaatatATACCAACCTTTTAGATGGTTCAATCCCTGCTAGTATCGGAAATTTAACCAAGCTTGAAATCTTGTCCCTCCATGAAAATCAAATCTCTGGCTCGATCCCTCCATCTTTTGGAAGCTTAACCAACCTTAATGATTTGCGCTTATTCAACAATCGACTATCTGGTTCTTTGCCTCAGGAATTTAACAATATtacaaatttgaaattttttgagTTGTCGAACAACAGTTTTTCTGGCCATTTACCCCATGACATATGCAAAGGAGGAGTTCTATATCATCTCTCTTTGAGCAACAACCATTTTGAAGGTCCGATTCCCAAAAGCTTGAAAAATTGTACAAGCCTAGGCAGAGTCCGACTTGAGCAGAACCAACTATCCGGAGATATATCTGAAAATCTTGGAGTGTATCCACATCTATGGTACATCGATTTAAGCTTCAACAGACTATCTGGTAATCTCTCACCAAATTGGGGTGGATGTTATAATTTGTCGCTCTTAAGAATCTCCAGCAACAAGGTTACAGGAAGCATACCAGTAGAACTCGGAAATTTGACTCAACTACGAAAACTTGACCTTTCCTCAAATTATCTATCAGGAGAGATTCCGAAGGATCTGAGCAAGTTAACTAATCTATATAACTTGACTTTGAGCAACAACCAACTTGTTGGAGAAGTATATCCAGAATTCGGGGAACTATGTAATTTGGAGATTCTTGATCTGTCAGCAAATCAACTAAGAGGAAGGGTACCAGAACAATTAGGTAACTGCATGAAACTTTATTCACTAAAGCTTGGAAACAATCATTTTAATGGAAGCATTCCCTTTCAAATTGGAAATCTAGTAAACCTGCAAGTCTTCCTGGATCTAAGCCACAACTCATTCACTGGAGAGATACCATCACAATTTGGCAAACTGGATAAGCTAGAAGTTCTGAACCTATCACACAATGAGTTGACTGGTTATGTTCCATCTTCTCTGAGTGATATGATAAGCTTGTCATCTGTAGACTTATCATACAATGAATTAGAAGGCCCACTGCCCAACAACATAATTTTCCAGAATGCACCAGTGGAGTGGTTCACCCACAACAAGGGCTTGTGTGGTGCAGTGAAAGGTTTGCCTTCATGTGGCtcgtttacaaccagcaaagatGATTCATATAAGCACCACAAACTTCTCTTGTTAATTATTGTTCCTAGTCTcttatttctatttattgtatttgctttaataTTTATGAGAAGGAAGAAATATACAAGAAATGATGCAAGTATTGAAGTAGGTGTATTCTCTATTTGGAACTTCAATGGAGAAGACACATACAATGACATCATTCAAGCAACAGAGGATTTTGATGCCAAGTACTGCATTGGCACTGGAGCATTTTCCAATGTTTACAAAGCATTGCTGCCAAGCGGCAAGTTGGTAGCTGTGAAGAAATTTCATCCATTAGAAATTGAAGACTCACCAAGCAAGCAAACTTTTTGGAACGAAATACGGGCACTAACCCAGATCCAACATCGGAATATTGTGAAGCTTTATGGTTTTTGCTCCAGTGCTCAGCATAAGTTTCTCATTTGTGAATACATGGAGAGAGGAAGCTTGGCAAATATTCTCCGAAGTGAAGGTGCCACTGAATTGGATTGGTCTAAGAGAGTGGATGCTGTAAAACATATTGCTCATGCTCTATCATACATGCACCATGATTGCGCTCCGCCATTAGTGCACCGAGACATAACAAGCAATAATATTCTACTTGATTCAGAATACAAGGCTTGTATTTCGGACTTCGGTATTGCTAGACTTGTAAAGCCTGATTCATCTAATTGGAGTATGCTTGCAGGCACACGAGGATATTTGGCCCCAGGTATGCTGCAATTCCATTTTTGTAATGTAAGAACAATGGCCTTACAAAtttgtttatcttttttaaaaCATTGTTCAAGATATGTTAAGAGCATCCTTAGGTTTACCTCTATAGAAAAAAAAGGTATAACATAG
- the LOC103699114 gene encoding L-ascorbate oxidase-like gives MDLWPDGVGLAAKLPLLFFLIISATTGSVRAKIHYQKWEVAYQFKSPDCFQKLAITINGRTPGPTIIAEQGDTVVIDVKNALLTENLAIHWHGIRQIGTPWFDGTEGVTQCPVVPRDTFTYRFVVDRSGTYMYHAHYEMQRSAGLYGLIRVLPPAGVVEPFIYDYDRSIILNDWWHQNTYEQAVGLSSKNFTWVGEPQSLLINGRGKFNCSNAGGGVCNATNPECSPYVLTVIPGKTYRLRIASITSLSALNFEVEGHNLTVIAADGHYVKPFMVKNLNIYSGETYSVLLKAEQDPSRNYWAVVNVVSRNSTTPTGTAILNYYPNHPRRLPPTVLPTGPLWNDTMYRFNQSIATRSHPDYIRPPPTTSDRMIILLNTQNCIDGYVKWAVNNVSLNLPQIPYLITLKERMLHAFDQKPAPETYDYKNYDIYDVQKNRNATASTSIHRLVFNSTIDVILQNANTMKRNNSETHPWHLHGHAFWVLGYGMGKFDPETDPKRYNLVDPIMKNTVAVHPYGWTALRFRADNPGVWAFHCHIEPHFFMGMGVVFEEGVDKLGKLPVAIMGCGESKHIKP, from the exons ATGGACTTGTGGCCGGACGGCGTTGGGTTGGCAGCTAAGCTGCCGCTGTTGTTTTTCCTCATCATCTCTGCGACCACAGGCTCTGTTCGAGCTAAAATCCACTATCAAAAATGGGAGGTGGCATACCAGTTCAAGTCCCCAGATTGCTTCCAGAAGTTGGCAATCACCATCAATGGGAGAACACCTGGCCCAACCATCATTGCCGAGCAGGGAGACACTGTGGTCATCGATGTCAAGAATGCGTTGCTCACTGAGAACTTAGCCATTCACTGGCATGGGATTAGGCAG aTTGGCACTCCATGGTTTGATGGCACAGAGGGTGTGACACAGTGTCCGGTTGTGCCAAGGGATACTTTTACTTACAGATTTGTTGTTGATCGA TCGGGCACGTACATGTACCATGCACACTATGAGATGCAAAGGTCTGCTGGACTCTACGGTCTTATTCGAGTTCTGCCCCCTGCTGGTGTGGTCGAGCCGTTCATCTACGACTATGACCGGAGCATCATCCTTAATGACTGGTGGCACCAGAACACCTATGAACAGGCTGTGGGCCTGAGCTCCAAAAACTTCACTTGGGTTGGAGAGCCTCAG TCACTTTTGATCAATGGAAGGGGGAAATTCAACTGCTCCAACGCAGGAGGCGGGGTATGCAATGCAACCAATCCTGAGTGCTCGCCTTATGTGTTAACAGTTATCCCGGGCAAAACATACCGCCTTCGGATTGCAAGCATCACCTCTCTTTCGGCTCTAAATTTTGAAGTTGAG GGACACAATTTGACGGTTATCGCAGCAGATGGTCACTATGTGAAGCCCTTTATGGTGAAGAACCTGAACATCTACTCGGGTGAGACCTATTCAGTGCTTTTGAAGGCTGAACAAGACCCCTCTCGCAACTATTGGGCTGTTGTCAATGTGGTTAGCCGAAATTCGACCACTCCCACTGGCACTGCCATCCTCAATTACTACCCAAACCACCCTAGAAGGCTCCCTCCGACCGTCCTGCCAACCGGTCCCCTTTGGAATGACACCATGTACAGATTCAATCAAAGTATCGCCACCCGATCGCATCCTGATTACATCCGGCCTCCTCCGACGACTTCCGACCGCATGATCATATTGCTGAACACCCAAAATTGCATCGATGGCTATGTTAAGTGGGCTGTGAATAATGTATCGTTGAATTTACCCCAGATACCATACCTCATCACCCTCAAGGAGAGGATGCTTCATGCCTTCGATCAAAAACCAGCGCCAGAGACTTATGACTACAAgaattatgatatttatgatgtCCAGAAGAATCGAAATGCAACAGCAAGCACTTCGATCCATCGGTTGGTATTCAATTCGACGATAGATGTGATCTTACAAAATGCAAACACGATGAAGAGGAACAACAGTGAGACACACCCATGGCATCTACATGGGCATGCCTTCTGGGTGTTGGGCTATGGAATGGGGAAGTTTGATCCGGAGACTGATCCAAAGAGGTACAATTTGGTGGACCCAATTATGAAGAACACAGTGGCAGTGCACCCCTATGGGTGGACGGCTTTGAGGTTCCGAGCCGATAACCCTGGTGTGTGGGCTTTCCACTGTCACATTGAGCCGCATTTCTTCATGGGCATGGGGGTTGTGTTTGAAGAGGGTGTGGACAAGCTTGGGAAGCTACCCGTGGCCATCATGGGCTGTGGTGAATCCAAACATATAAAGCCTTAA